CGCCGGCACCCGCATCACTCTGCCGCTGAGCGCGGCCAACCTGAGCGTCGGCGGCGCGGTGACGCTGGGCATACGCCCGGAACACCTGGAGCTGGCACAACCTGGCGACTGCACGTTGCAAGTCACCGCCGATGTCAGCGAACGTTTGGGCAGCGACACCTTCTGCCATGTGCTGACGTCGTCCGGCGAAGCGTTGACCATGCGCGTTCGCGGCGATCTGGCCAGCCGTTATGGCGAAACCCTGAGCCTGCACCTGGACGCCGAACACTGCCATTTATTCGATGCCGACGGCGTGGCGCTGACCCGTCCACTGCGCGCCGCAGCCTGATATCAGAGAACATGCGATGAAACTGAATAAATCCAACCTCAACTGCCTCGCCCCCGAGGTGGCCCTGCCCGCCTACACCCTGAGCGACACCCGCCAGGGCATCGCGCACATTGGCGTCGGCGGTTTCCACCGCGCACATCAGGCGTACTACACCGACGCCTTGATGAACACCGGCGAAGCACTGGACTGGGCCATCTGCGGGGTTGGCCTGCGCGCCGAAGACCGTCGTGCCCGGGACGATCTCAAAGAACAGGATTACCTGTTCACCTTGTTTGAACTCGGCGATACCGACGACACCGAAGTGCGAGTCATCGGCGCGATCCGCGACATGCTGCTGGCCGAAGACGGCGCCGAGGCGCTGATCGATAAACTGGCCAGCCCCGAGATCCGCATCGTCTCGCTGACCATCACCGAGGGCGGCTACTGCATCGACGACAGCAACGGCGAGTTCATGGCGCATCTGCCACAGATCCAGCACGACCTGAGCAATCCGAACACGCCGAAAACCGTGTTCGGCTTCCTCTGCGCCGCGCTGGCCAAACGGCGTGCCGCCGGCACGCCCGCGTTCACGCTGATGTCCTGCGATAACCTGCCGCACAACGGCGCGGTGACCCGCAAAGCCTTGCTCGCATTCGCCGCCCTGCGCGATGCCGACCTGCGCGACTGGATCGAGCGCAACGTCAGCTTCCCCAACGCCATGGTCGACCGCATCACGCCGATGACCAGCATCCAGCATCGCCTGCAATTGCACGACAAACACAGCATTGACGACGCCTGGCCAGTGGTCTGCGAACCGTTTGTGCAGTGGGTGCTGGA
The Pseudomonas sp. GR 6-02 genome window above contains:
- a CDS encoding mannitol dehydrogenase family protein; the encoded protein is MKLNKSNLNCLAPEVALPAYTLSDTRQGIAHIGVGGFHRAHQAYYTDALMNTGEALDWAICGVGLRAEDRRARDDLKEQDYLFTLFELGDTDDTEVRVIGAIRDMLLAEDGAEALIDKLASPEIRIVSLTITEGGYCIDDSNGEFMAHLPQIQHDLSNPNTPKTVFGFLCAALAKRRAAGTPAFTLMSCDNLPHNGAVTRKALLAFAALRDADLRDWIERNVSFPNAMVDRITPMTSIQHRLQLHDKHSIDDAWPVVCEPFVQWVLEDKFVNGRPAWEKVGVQFTDDVTPYEEMKIKLLNGSHLALTYLGFLKGYRFVHETMNDPLFVRYMRAYMDLDVTPQLAPVPGIDLTEYKNTLVARFSNQAIADQLERVCSDGSSKFPKFTVPTLNRLIADGRETKRAALVVAAWALYLKGVDENGQTYAIPDPRAAFCQALVADDALITQRLLEVEEIFGTAIPRSPEFVAAFEWCCNSLREVGVTQTLERVLAV